One Drosophila subobscura isolate 14011-0131.10 chromosome U, UCBerk_Dsub_1.0, whole genome shotgun sequence DNA window includes the following coding sequences:
- the LOC117901658 gene encoding protein glass: MREKDHSPRKMLPSPKQGCVYPALGLVPTSYISHVPYDLAAASTTSSSSSSSSAAGTGTTTTTTTAARHQQHHQQQQQQQLHHHGGKAKRRSSYDQPLDLRLAHKRKTDLGEPGSPMEDENSNLIMFASELAAAQQKEKELNNNHIAASLADLGFDMSRKMLRALREGAGSGGATTPLGAPPQCAVPAVHPTLLEAMTKTLPLQYRNVFAGVLPGKAPTTAAASTSPTGAEFPFRHPLKKCELTWPPPTEQLQLELPGGGGVAGVGPGSGGKTAAPHPQLQDYQTRQHSRKSKARAPAATGAAGPGAATPPQRNKDRYTCKFCGKVFPRSANLTRHLRTHTGEQPYKCKYCERSFSISSNLQRHVRNIHNKERPFKCEICERCFGQQTNLDRHLKKHESDAVSLSALSGVSERMHCIRRFCENPSEESYFEEIRTFMGKVTQQQQQQQQHHHQQQQNHHQSVTTPRSSASSSCSSSHTPTSSRHTPTQSDTSEALAQELRRLQAERIKVGEDSNEATARTTSPEAAAAAEEEDSKPSLETLTSKLFPTTPSANAADAAAAVTVKEEPQHP, translated from the coding sequence ATGAGAGAGAAAGACCACTCACCAAGAAAGATGCTTCCTAGCCCGAAACAGGGCTGCGTTTACCCTGCCTTAGGATTAGTACCCACATCGTATATATCACACGTACCTTACGACCTGGCAGCCGCCTCGACgacatcctcctcctcctcctcatcctccgcAGCAGGCACTGGCACGACGACGACCACCACGACGGCGGCcaggcatcagcagcaccaccagcagcagcagcagcagcaactgcaccATCATGGGGGCAAGgccaagaggaggagcagctacGACCAGCCGCTGGACCTGCGGCTGGCGCACAAGCGGAAGACGGACCTGGGGGAGCCCGGCAGTCCCATGGAGGACGAGAACAGCAACCTAATCATGTTCGCCAGCGAGCTGGCCGCCGcccagcagaaggagaaggagctgaaCAACAACCACATAGCCGCCTCGCTGGCGGACCTGGGCTTCGACATGAGCCGCAAGATGCTGCGGGCGCTGCGGGAGGGAGCGGGCAGCGGGGGGGCCACCACTCCGCTGGGTGCACCGCCGCAGTGCGCGGTGCCCGCGGTGCATCCCACACTGCTGGAGGCCATGACCaagacgctgccgctgcagtaCAGGAATGTCTTTGCGGGAGTGCTGCCGGGCAAGGCTCCCACCACTGCGGCGGCCTCGACGAGCCCCACGGGCGCTGAGTTTCCCTTCCGGCATCCGCTGAAGAAGTGCGAGCTGACATGGCCACCGCCCACGGAGCAattgcagctggagctgccaggaggaggaggtgtggcTGGTGTGGGCcctggcagcggcggcaagaCGGCGGCGCCACATCCCCAGCTGCAGGACTATCAGACGCGCCAGCACTCGCGGAAGAGCAAGGCACGAGCTCCGGCGGCCACGGGTGCCGCCGGGCCAGGAGCCGCCACGCCGCCGCAACGCAACAAGGATCGGTACACGTGCAAGTTCTGCGGCAAGGTGTTCCCACGCTCCGCGAACCTCACGCGCCACCTGCGCACCCACACGGGCGAGCAGCCGTACAAGTGCAAATACTGCGAACGTTCCTTCAGCATCTCCTCGAACCTGCAGCGCCACGTGCGCAACATCCACAACAAGGAGCGGCCCTTCAAGTGCGAGATCTGCGAGCGCTGCTTCGGCCAGCAGACGAACCTCGATCGCCACCTGAAGAAGCACGAGTCGGACGCGGTGTCGCTGAGTGCCTTGAGCGGGGTGAGCGAGCGGATGCACTGCATCCGACGCTTCTGCGAGAATCCCAGCGAGGAGTCCTACTTTGAGGAGATTCGCACCTTCATGGGCAAGgtcacccagcagcagcagcagcagcagcaacatcatcaccagcagcagcagaatcaccATCAGTCAGTGACCACGCCCCGCAGCTCGGCCTCCAGCTCGTGCTCCTCCTCGCACACGCCCACCTCCTCGCGGCACACGCCCACGCAGTCGGACACATCGGAGGCCCTGGCCCAAGAGCTGCGGCGCCTGCAGGCGGAGCGCATCAAAGTCGGCGAAGACAGCAATGAGGCAACAGCGAGAACCACAAGcccagaggcagcggcagcggcagaggaggaggactccAAGCCCAGCCTCGAGACGCTGACATCCAAGCTATTTCCCACTACGCCATCAGCCaatgctgccgatgctgctgctgctgtcaccgTCAAAGAGGAGCCGCAGCATCCCTAA